AGGTTAAGAGGAACAAAACCATGCTGTCCTCCCTGGGAACTGGACGTCCAAAAATAATTCTCCAACAGGCCCCTTGATGCCGGAAAATGGGTgtgtttactcagaagtaagtctCAACTGCTTAACTGGAGCTTttacataaatatgaaaaaaatctcCATCCCAGGACCACGCACTCACTGAAGGCTGAAAAGCACACCTTACCTGCATAACAGTGATGTCACATGTGCCGCCCTAGGGGCCTCCAAAACTGCCAGTGCTGCTGGACTAATTGTTCTTCATTTATGTTTTAGGCTGATGATGTATTTTTTGTGGAAAACTGTTTTGCATTTGCAAGACATTAGTAGcatcttaggtaaaggtaaaggttccccttgcacatacgtgctagtcgttgccgactctagggggcggtgctcatctccgtttgaaagccgaagagccagcactgtctgaagatgtctccgtggtcatgtggtcggcatgactcaacgccaaaggcgcacggaatgctgttaccttcccaccaaaggtggtccctattttttctacttgcatttttacgtgctttcgaaactgctaggttggcagaagctgggactagtaacaggagctcaccctgttacaaggcagcactagggattcgaaccgctgagctgccgacctttcgatcgacaagctcaacgtcctagcccctgagccaccgcatccctttagtAGCATCTTAGTTACCCTAATTAAGTTCAAAAAGTATTTGTTGGATAACAACTATCCCAAATGGGAGGAGggctaatttattatttatttagataacTATAGCCTCTACTTGCTCAcagtgactctaggtggcttacaagcaATAAAAACCCAGTATAAGGGGTGGAAAAAacaacacccccaccccactctctTAAGGGAGGAATCAGACTTGCCTCCCTATGTATATAAAAGAGGCTaggtctgacacacacacacacacccttgaaTGCCTTACAGCCTTATCTAGTCTTTCCCAGAGGAAAGCTACCAGACTGGGGAGATTCTTGTAATTATACGAAGAGAACAATAAAGTAGCTAGTTTGACCTCTACAAGTGTGGGTCTGGTTATTTGCTCCTGATGGTATTTTCTTCAAAACTCACTTTCTGTTGCACAATTCGGGTAAAGAGCTGAAGCACACGACTGCGCACAAAGCTACTGATATCACACGTGTGCGCCTGCAGAGTATCCAAGAACTGATCCCTTGTATTTCTGGCAGCTTCCTCCAGTTGCTCTCCATTCAGCACTTGCAACAGCATCTCCGCCATAGCAGCCAAAATGGCATTACGCATTCCGTAACTCTGCAGAATTAGAACATGGTTCAGAATGACATCTGGGTTCGCCATTTCCAAAACTTGCAAACTAGAAGATATGCTCAGAAAGCAAAAATCCCAAAAAAGCTTTAAATTTGAAACAAATTTAATTGATTCATCTATGCAAGAATCTCAGGCCAAAAGCGCTTTACAATAGTAGTTCTCTGCTAGACTGGACTTACTGATAATGAATTGCCAAATGCTACAGAGAAAAGGCAACAAAAAGTGAAAATTTGCTGATGCTGAGTTTTTGGTGTGCCAAATATATACTTGCAATAATTGCTGCGAAAAACCCTTCTGGGCCTGGCACACTCTAGCGCCAGTTGTTCCACATGCAGCTTCACTCCAATAGACTTGTATCTTGATTCAAATTGTGTGTACTCAAAAAAAGATTATAGAGTTCAACATTGCAAGTAAGAGACTtgcaatcaaataaatatatcacTGAAACTTTCAGGTTTTTTTCCACAAGATATCAGGTAGAAGTATCCACCTGAGGAAGCCATGCAggattacaagggaaaaaacagAAACCAGAGTGTTTATTTAACTTGGAAGAGAGGACAATTAATAGTTCTGAACCTATTAAGATACAATACAGCCCACAGCAGAGACAAAATTAGATGTAAAAGCTTGAGTTAACAAACAAATGAAGGAttcagtttctttaaaaaaggaaagcacCAGGTTCAGCTATTACACATTCCATAACTCTGCAGAATTAGAACATGGTTCAGAATGACATCTGGGCTGGCCATTAAGCTTTTTTCAAGATCTTCAGCCAATAAAAATAGGAAGTTATTTATTTCATTCTCATATACTTTCTACATGGAAAATACAGTCTCTGTGAAACAACCTCTCCATCCAGGTGATGTAATAGGACACTCATGTTGGCCAGAACAATAGCTGGTGTTCGTTCAGTGAGTTCTGTCAAGAAGGCAGCATAGCCCTTCATCCCAGAAGCCTCTCGAGCCAGTTCTTGAGGGCATTTCTGTCCAATTTCCCTGAACAATGAATCAAAAGTCAGTGATTGATGCTGCTGAGAAGTGCAAGGAAGACAGAAGAAACCTCTCTCACCTTAGTATCTCCCCCACAATACTCTTCATACCATATTCCTTGATCCACACAGTTACAGCCTCCACAAATACTGAAGCTACATGTTCAAAGTGCTGAAGCATCTGTGTGACTTTCAGAGTGGCACCTATCAAAGAGAACTGTGGTAAGAGAAGACCTTCAGTAACGATATAAATTAGGATGGCTCAGATTTGCCATTTATGGCTTAGAAATTAGACCTATTTGGTCTGCCCATGCTAAAAGAATAGACTTACTGAGCATATGGTCATATCGAAATAGAGCAACACCTAGTAGATGAATCACAGTGTCTCTTGTGGGCCGATGCTTCTGGTGGCTAATAGTAGGATTTTCCAGGATACGGTAACAACAGCCAGTTATCAGACTAAAAAGAAAGTCAAAACAGGAGTTAGAGCAGGAGGATATTGCAATGCAATATTTTATGTACTAAAAGCTTATAAGAGAAGTGCAGTGGCTTAAAAGACACCAGAGAAGATCTGTGCTCCAGTGGTTCGAGTCCTGTTATCGCATGATGgaatgagctcctgtcacttgcctcagctcctgccagcctagcagtttgaaagcatgtaaataacAAGTAGGCAAACAggtacgtctttggacagtgctggctcaatggcctagaaacggagatgagcactgccccctaaaatTGGCTACAACTAGCGGAGAAAAACCCGCAGGGACTCTTTTATCTTTTACAATCCTATGTACTTACaaagttttcttcctggctcacaTGAATCATatcattttcttctcttcccatCTGATTGACCCTTCAGTTTCCTTCAGCCCAATGAAACTTTGTCTAAAAACAGCTTTCCATTCAATCTTTTCCATTTCTATACCTTACAAACTCTTCTTCCACTACCAAGCCACTCCACAGCTGATGAAGATCCAACTGAAGTAATTGTGTGAGCAGTTGTATAATTGACTGCCTTTCTTCCTCCCAAGCAAAGCCTTTAGTCTGGCTTTTCTTGTTCTGTAAAACAAATCCAGAACATCAGTTCAAGAAAAGGCATACATTGAAAGCTTATGTATGTGAAGATCATGTTCAGAAATTACATTAGTTGCCTCTGTTGATTTCAGCTCTGGATGTATCCAGATTTGCTTATGTTAAATATTTACATATTCTCAACTGATTGCCAGTAGATTCTTCCTGTGAGGCACAGCCTATTCAAAGGTCTGAGACTTGAGCTGCCAAGGGATAGCAAAAATAAGAATGGAAATTTGACACCTCCACTCCCTCAATTTAATAtaggttttaaaaatattcattagAAGATTTACTAAGAACATAAAAATTAACAGAAACTAATAAAGAGTAGAAGGAGCAAAGAAagcgcagaaagaaaaaaaacagaagctTCTGATTATCTTTTACTCTATGAATACAAAATTATGTTTTAAAAGATCACATAAATTTCAATATGGTACATAACATATCCTCTAACTGGCACTGCTGGAGTCTCTCAAGAGAACAGTAAAACTAAAATTAATCAGATTTCAGGCAACAGGTAAAGAGGAACATCTAGCAAACAGATACAAGCCACCTACCTTCCCCTTGGAATCCAATCCCACTAGATTGGTCTTGCCAGATTCTGTTTCGAATGCCTCCACTAGCCGCACTAGTATATAACAATTCATCTTTAGAGCATTAAGATGGAGAACCCGAAGGGAGGATGTGAGGTCTGAATCATTCAGGATGGCTGTCAGGGCATTGGATTGACTAGTCACAACTAAAAGGAGAATTGGGAAGGCATCATCTTCAGACATGCTCTCAACAGTTATTTGTTCTAAATGTGAATTCAGGACAGCTTTCAGATTACCAAAGACTTGTGCTCATGGTATCCTATCAGCATAACTCTGGAGCACCCAGCAACCCATTACCCAGGCACACTATGTTTATCCTGTATCCACCCCACTGACCACCTCTTGCAATACTATGCAAATGATGGATCTCTCATTCCAAAAAGATGGAAGACAGAAGGAATGGATTTCCTGTTGGTCTGCCCTTACAGTGAACACACATTACTCTGCATTGACCACCAAGATTACAGACCATTATGCAAGGAATAGGCTGAGGGAGCAACCTGCCAATGAGGTCACATTTGCCTTGTTATCATCATTTAGCTGCAGTAAAGAATTTGTATTTTCTATAGTATTAAGAGAACTTATTCACCTTTCAACATTAGTTCTAGGGCATCTTCCTTAACAGCAGTATCTACAGTCCTGAAGTAGCTGTAAAGCATGAATATTAAGTTAAAACACAAACATTACTTTCAAAGCATCCCATGTATTCCTATTCATCTAAAGTTACCATTGTACATTCAGCTTGTATTAATTTTTGAAAGAGAACTTCAGGGAATGTTTCAGAAATTTCCCGTAACACATCTACAATGTCCAAAGCTCAGCTACAAATTGTTTACATCATACATGATTCTTTACAGTCTCAACCCCCTCGTTCTGCCATTTAACAATGTGGGTACAGGAAATTAAATGACTTCTTTAGCAAAACGACTAATTAGGACACAAAGAATTCTCCTGTCATtttctgttctttatatgtttactTCTTTCAATGCTGTTACCACAATTATGAACAAGGCTTCTTACGATGTACTCTCAACCCTCAGACTAAAGCTCCCTCCAAAAATACCAGTAGTAATGTGTACTCACTGTAGAATACTGAAAAGAGTATCAAAATGCTGCAGAATAGCAAGTGCTCCTTGTGCACGGAATGTTGTCTGAAATACTGCAAAAAGAAAGTCCATGTGTGAGAAATTCCAACTCCAGATTAACTGGCATAAGATAGCTTTGAAACTGTTTGAAGATTTCTAGATTTAAGCAAGGACATCATAACTGTAATTGATACAATAACAAACGGTAATTCTTTAAATAAAGCTGCCAAATGAAAAAGCATGAAGGAAATTGGAATGGATTGTGTGTCCATTAATTTTTTGGTACTCAGAATTCTTGATTTCAGACATTAAACTGCAGTTAGTGAAAAATGACTTTATTAATCAAGATCTTGAAATGCCTAATTCTCACTTAGAAAAACTTACTAGAACTGGTCCTTAATCTGTTTATACACTGCTGCAGTGTATGCAGttgtattaaaacaaaaataaaccatAATAGCTGCTTCATCATATGATTTGCATGTTTTTCACAATGTGGACTTTGCTACTATGCCTTACTTAATAAACCTTAGCTCATATCTTTAAGGAACCTGACTAGATTTTCAATTTTCTGGAATGTATACCTTGCTGAAGCTAAGGTGGATCTGTTTTGTCTATGCTTAGATCTCATATATTCTGAAGCAGAATACAGATGCTGAATACAGATACAAATGCTGTTACATAATTTCAAAAAAGGGTAAACAAAAATTACATCCTAAAAGTGTGCTATTTATTATATAACCATTAAATGCCACCCCATCTAAATAACGGTATTGGATGAAGACAGACCATTGATTTTACTCTGAACTCTACCAGATTCGGTTAACTTCGGGATACCCGATAGCACCGCCTAGAATCAGAGCTGCTTCGGGCTCTGCTTTGATGGAAAGGCACGACTCATATTAATTACCCGCCTTCCCCCTTCCCATTTCCCCTTCCCGCTTCTCCCACCAACCTGCCAGATGTCCCGGGAGCTGTCTGAGGGGCAGCACTTCCTGCACCACGTACTGCCGAGACCCCGCGCTGCGAAGCAAGTCGGTCGGAGACAGAGGCAACTGGAACTCCCACGAGGGAGGCGAAAGCGAAGTCGGTTCAGCCATGATCCTTCCCGATCCGCAGCCTAACGGGAGGCAGATCGAGCCTCAAACATCCGCACTCGGCGCCGGATAGAATTCAGAACATCGCAGATTTTGGAACGCAGGACCGGCCTCTCCAACCTCTTATGAGGTCGGCTTGGCAGCAGAACcgagaggggagggaaaaaatcaAACTTGGCCTGCACTTCTCGCGCCACTTGCAGACCAatagaggaaggaaaaatgacgCGCCAGGAATTCGAATAATGTCCGCTCGCCCAATCAGGTTGTTCTTTGATAGCTCGGCAGCCAATCGCTTTAAAGGTCGATCTTCCTTTCGTGGTCCGCGATCAAATTCCGCAAGGACAGGCGCGCTTCGGAAGACGAAGAGTTATGAAAAAGTTAGAGTTACATTGGTATTGAAGACCAAGTTTCTTACAGTACATTGTatggttctatttttatttctttgggtACAAAGTGAAAGCTCCCATCTTAAAAAACAATATCAAGATGCTGTCTGAAATAAAGTGCTTAAGTGCTTCATTTGCTTTGTAACCTGACAAAACAGCTTCTGAAATACTTTTAAATGCTCTCAACAGAAacaatgttatttatttcttAGGGGAAGTGATGATGCTGGAAGTCAGATAGTTCACGATAAACCTATCAATTGCTTCAACTAGTACAGTAGAACTCTGCaattggaggggaccttgtaggtcatctagtccaacctcccgccCAGCAGACCCTACACTAATTTTGACAGAAATGTAATTTCCAAATTGTAAGTATTTGTATTCTTAGTGTATGGAGTGGTCAGTTGCATTTGAATGAGTGAAacatctctctatatatattaaaAGTAAGCTTTATACCATGGTAACTTCCATGTAGATAAACTTTTCCTTGTGAGTGAATAAGCATAATTACATTTAGCACCTTATTTTTCTCCATTGATCTCTGCAGGCAGGCatctcgatgaaataataaattatttcagcTTGAACCGGCTAATCTCTTTAATTAGAACAGTGAAGAATCTTGTTTCACATGGAAGATTTAGTTCAGTATTTTTGAAATTTGGGAACTTCAAGATGCATACGTTTCAACTCCGAGAATTCGCTAGCCAGCCATGAAGAGCAGAGTCTTTAAAGTCCCCAGGTTTAAAAACCACTGATTTAGTGATTCAGCCCCTGTCCGTGGAGCAGAATCCTGAGAAAATAACTGCTGttggagagaaggaaaagaggggatgaataatagtaataaaaagaattaaatagaatagCTAAAAAGAATCAGCTATATTAAATATCATTTtaataaaactgcagaaaaatgtaagaatttgctaaacaaataattccctcaatactgtcaaactatttactaaatctgcactactattaatcttctcatcgttcccattacccatctcccttcacttatgactctaactttgttttttatttttatttatttattttgtcacaacagtatgaagtaactatataatatataagcatatatatgagtataagtatgtaataactatataaattggatataatgaaaggaaacagtaggacaggaacacatttgtgctcttatgcataccccttaaagacctcttaggaatggggtgaggtcaacagtagacagattttggttaaagctttggggattttgagtagataccacagagtctggtagtgtgttccaagcattaatacggtaactctgttactgaagtcatattttctgattgaagcggttaacattaagtttaaatctattgcttgctcttgtattgttgtgattgaagctgaagtaatcctcaacaggaaggacattgcaatagatgattctatgagttaaacataggtccttacgatttatactgatattgattgtttcctgattgcttatttgtagcctatgactatcattaagtgcaggggtctccaatcttagtcccttttaagacttgtggacttcaactcccagagctttgctgtctgagggactctggagttgaagtccacaagtcttaaagggaccacggttggagaccccctgattaagtgtatcattaagtgttaaatttgtaccctatgactatcattaagtgttgtaagtgttgtaccttgatgaaggtattttttcttttatatacattgagagcatatgcaccaagacaaattccttgtgtatccaatcacacttggccaataaaaataaataaattctattctattcttaaaaaaaaaagacaagacacTCTTGCCTTGAAGTCTTGATCGTCACGTCTACCTTTCATTGGTTTTATCTCTATGGTTGCGacttttccccttcctctccgcTGCCCCACTGCGGACCGGAAGCTGCGAAGCGCGGGGTGTTCTGGGAAGCGTCCCAGGTGGCTACCTTGCGAGGAGGCCTCTCTAGACGAAGAGGCCGAGGGAAGGCGAAGCTCAATGGAAGCGGCGTGGCGCCTGATGATGGCCCCGCCGCGCTTATGGACGGGCAGCACCAGCAGCAGCCTTCTCGTCTCTGCAGCTCGTCGGCTGTTCAGTacaggtgggtgggcgggtggAAGGAGCCGGGGGTGTCGTATGGGGGAGATATCGACCTCAACCCTGCCTTGGGATAAACATCAGCCCCCGGTTCTTTTTGTTTACTATCCCGAGCATTCATTAATTATAGCGCCGTCCCCTTCTTTTTCAGAGGCAGCGAGAAGGGGATGAGGTAGAAGGGGAGCTCTTTTTGCAGGGGTTGGGGGTTGGATGGGATTTCCTACATATGGGTATGGGAGAGTCTGTTCTAAATATTGAATTCTGTGGGAAACACACCCACAACCATTGgcatgaatattattattattattaactttattgtcattgtacatatatacGTACATATATATCCCTGATtaagtgtatcattaagtgttaaatttgtaccctatgactatcattaagtgttgtaagtgttgtaccttgatgaacgtatcttttcttttatgtacactgagagcatatgcaccaagacaaattccttgtgtgtccaatcacacttggccaataaaattctattctattctatacacagtatacccatacaatgaaatagaattgaatggaattttttattggccaagtgtgattggacacacaaggtatttgtcttggtgcatgtgctctcagtgtacataaaagaatcttATCTTTTATGaatcgtatcttttcttttatgtacactgagagcatatgcaccaagacaaattccttgtgtgtccaatcacacttggccaataaaaattctattctattctcttctctcagtgtacataaaagaaaagataccttcatcaaggtacaacacttacaacacttaattatagtcatagggtacaaatttaacacttaatgatacaacacttaatgatagtcataggctacaaacaagcaatcaggaaacaatatcagtataaatcagtaTAAATACAACAAATATTAAGATTGCACTTAAAATAATCATTGACACTGAAATTCAAGTGAACCAAGTGGCTAAAAGTCCTTATTTCCAGCTTCAGTTAATACAGGATTTCTGAATAGGAGTGGCTTAGTTCATAAACTACTACCTTGTACTGTATTGTGCTCTGTGAAAGGCCGCTTGGTCCAAAAGTTGTTTATTTGCAGTCTTATTTGTAACTAATCTTgcagtacaggttgtcctcaacttatgaccattcgtGTTTAAAGTTACACTGGCAGTGAAAAATGTGTTTTACAACTAGttctcgcacttatgactgttgcagaatGGTCACATATGAATATGAATACACCAGTGTGTATTTATGACACTTGCTGTCTTCCAGAATCACATGGCAGAGTCACTTGCAACTTTTCCAGCCAAGttccaatggggaaagccagatttgcttagaacagtatgattcacttaatgaccagaatGAAAAGATCATGAAATTGGGtgagatacacttaacaactgcatcactTAGAGCCAGAAGTTCTGTCCCAATTCTGGTTGGTAGCTGAGGACAACCTATTCTACACTTATGATGGTTGACTAGATATTCTTTATAAATACAGTAATCTGTTGTTTAAGGACCAgtaaatttattttctaaaactgTCCAGTGATAGTGTACCATTAGAGGGCTTTAAAAGAAAGGATTTAACTTTATTTTATATAAAGGTTGGTCTGTAAATATGTTGCATAAAAGCTCCAACTGTTGACTTTTCATAATAAGATTTTGAAAGGCAATCTTTAAAGTGACATTgattatatatttttccttttttgtttaaaTTAGACGCTCCTAAATCATTTCTGGTGAAAGAACCTCCTCCTCCAAAAGTGGTTGACAGATGGAATGAGAAACGAGCACTCTTTGGTGTCTATGATAATATTGGAATTCTGGGTAAATATTAGTTTACAGTAGATTATCGTTACCAGCAAGCTATCTTCCAATAACAGCATGTTTAGGAGAGCTACATGCAGTCTACCATTCCTCAAGCTCCCTGCAAACTTTTCTAGTGATTCTGGCAGGCGTTTAAtggatcttcttctttttctctctcccccaccccccatcttggAAGGAGGAAATTGTCATGGAAGTTCCTAATCTGAGAAAAATTCATGCGATTTCTTTTGATAAAAAAAACGAAGggaaagacatttttatttgctTAATAAATAAAGATGGCTACTTTATTTAGGAAAGGAATGCCTTTTGCAACTGAAGTTGATAGTAATTGTGATAAAAAAAGGGCCAGTTACTGAATAACTTCCTTTTTGAAAATTGAAGTGATAGAATTCTAAAATGAatctattgtgttgtttttagggGATTTCAAGGCCCACCCCAAAGACCTGATTGTGGGGCCGGTATGGGTACGTGGATGGAGGGGAAATGAGCTGCAGAGATGCATTCGCAAAAAGAAGATGGTGGGTGACCGAATGTTCGTTGATGATTACCATAATCTGAATAAGAGGATTAAATTCTTGTACAAGCGATATAATCGCTATAGACTGCATCGTTAAGAGAAATTCTCTGTAACAACATTTATCCCCATATTGTGCATTACTGGAAGATATTTATTAGGCTCTAATATGCAGAAACTGATGGTTGTGTGAAGCCATCCAAATATCATCCTTGTTCCatgttttgaattattttctttcactTCATTAATTGAAATACTTTAGTGTTCTGATATGCCATTTCTTAGAAATATTATTCAAGCAATTTTGATTTCACATGTACTTCAGGATGAGATACATTATATGGTTATTTGTCATATGGTTGACATATAATTGCAAataataaatttcatttttttgtattgtattgcTTCCTCATTGTatctaattttttgttttttttccatataGGTTTATGTAGAATGCCCACAACCCATATTTTTAGTTGTTATACTATAGTATTTGTTTCTTCTTATGAGACTGACTTCTAATTTTGTGGGTCTATTTTAGTAAAATTGAAATACAAATGGTCCTCAACATGACACAAATAGATACAATCtggtctgattgtacagcattttatcaccttttctgtaggcttcctctttggaacaacaTAGTTGCTTAAATTTAGCTCTGaatcaaggtttgttgttactgtatatttgcatgttcctggtgggtacacataggtcttcacagaggctgatatatgatgttacagtctctgtgagttcatctaagtctccagaggtactttcaaaaacatttcaatcagtgcagtcaaggcaggcctgcagctttaactttgccttctccgtccagatcttcactgatttaattgttggtttgtggttttaagtctttgcctgtaagcaggtacaatgtgaatcatgcagtgatcagtgtcctacagctgctcgtggtaaggaccgataggcatcttttagtgttgtgtagcaatggtctaaagtattcttgcctctagtgggacaattgagatgctgaaagtatttccttaagtttgccttgtttagaccttccaaaataatggccaatgaatcagggtatttggcttcagcctccataatttagtCAGCTAGacttcgtaatgccttgtttacacaagcTTGTGGTggaacataaacagcaattagaagaaatgaagaaaattcatgaggcaaatagtatggtttgccgttgataattaatgtctctaagttttcatcacataatttatatattatagttatatcctgagaccagctgttgttgatacataagcatcctcttctcttctttttaccagatgtttctgcaattctgtctgatcattaAAATATCCCTGGGATATTTCAAATTTTTGTTGAGATGTTAGATATATGGATTATATGAAAATATGCGTTCTCTAAGAATTCCAGTCCCAAAatataaatggttttaaaagtaacaaaaatagCCTTTCGAATTAAGCTCTGTTTTCAGTCAGTTGCAATTTTTGAACTGCTTCCAAAGAATCTCTGAATAATATATTCAAATGTATATTGGCTTTCATCAGGACCAGGGTGTTTTTACTTCACCATCACTTTTGGCAACATCATACTGGTTACATATTTGTATAATGTGACTTGTGGCTTCAGAAAATTGGTTCAACAAATTCAGTTAATCATGAATAAGCTTATGTAATTATTAGAAAGTGAGGACACTTACTGTTCCTCTTTCAATTTGGAACCTTAATTTGAAAAAGTACTGACAAGATGCCTTATAAAGCAACTGTATCTTAGCAATTTGGCAAATATTTTGCAGAATTTGCTGCTACTATATGTTGTTCTCACCACAGTGGAGC
This genomic window from Ahaetulla prasina isolate Xishuangbanna chromosome 2, ASM2864084v1, whole genome shotgun sequence contains:
- the MRPL51 gene encoding large ribosomal subunit protein mL51, giving the protein MEAAWRLMMAPPRLWTGSTSSSLLVSAARRLFSTDAPKSFLVKEPPPPKVVDRWNEKRALFGVYDNIGILGDFKAHPKDLIVGPVWVRGWRGNELQRCIRKKKMVGDRMFVDDYHNLNKRIKFLYKRYNRYRLHR